The DNA sequence TTTACACCTCACTTGTTAACATAGAAAACTAGAAGGCACTCTGTGATCATTACATTTCTCATGTTCTTAAAAACTGAAGATAATCAGTGCAAATACAAAGATTAAGAAGGTATATATGAGGCCTTAGATCCCTTCTCACTTAATATTGCATCtgatagaaacatttttaaatgagttAAATTCCAATCTCAAATGATTCAACCTGCTAGCAGTAGGATCAACAAAGTTATTtgtgccttttttttcttttgttactttgtttttaaatgtgtctaAAATGAAAACTACTCTAAAAACACCCTCTGTGAGTTTCATATTTAAGGACCATCACAAGGCGGCGCTATGCACTACTGAAGTACCCTCTAGTGTGTTTTGTCGAGTTCTTTTTCAATGGAAGTTCAAGCCAAAATGTTGTTCTAGGATTTGGGTATAGATGTTAGACTTTTACAGAAAAGTGAGAAACatagaaaaagacaaaatttcATCCAATTTGTAGAGACAGATTTTCTCCCATTTTGACTTTGTTACTTTTATTGTATACATTTATAGTTTAAAAGTCCTTTACTCTCATTAAAACATATTGTAAGCAAGAAAGAATTGGTCGTGCTGCAGGCGGCCTGTTTGTGGCACCGCACACTAAACAGGGAAAGCGAAGCTGCTGGTGCTGTTGGACCCCCACCGTCAGCAGAGAGGAGCTGCCCTGTTTCTGGGGGAGTTTTGGCCCCTCCGCTTCCAGCATTCAGGGGCTTCGTGTTTTGACGTAGAGATCAGGTGACTATAACTTCTGTGACGGGACAGTTAAAAGGGAAGTTTCAGGAGTTCGGATCACTTTTTCCTCCGGATCCCGAACGTGGAAGGGAAGTTTTACCATCGCAAAGAAGCGACGCTGGGCCGCCGTCTGTAACCCTGCAGGTAAGCTGAAGTGGAATCAAAGCGGAACAAACAGAAAAGTAGAAGGCCTGACGTTAGGACTAGATGGGCAGACTCCTATTAGACATTTACAAACTTTaacatcatgttttttttaaagtttctttttctgtagTATTCATCTTTATTCAAGTAAAGCGTCTCGAAATCAAGTTAAACCCCTATGTACACAAGAAGGGTTTGCTAGACATTTAAAAGCCTTCTCTGCTCGTTTATTAAATAAGGTTTTCAGGAACCAATAAAAGGTAGGCTGCTCAGCTTTCTCTAACTTCAATTCTGACCATAGTAGAGAGGCTGAAGCTGCAGCAGAAAGGTTCAGTTCTTGCAGCCCATTGTTCTGCTTATTTCTACATGACAGACTCAGTCATGTAGAAAGTGGCGGGATATTTTCTACTCAATAACCACACAGACACCTAATTGTCCTCAGCTCCTCATTGCCTTCAATTTGCTTTAGACCGAAAGAAGTTGTGAAATAGTTTTTACAGAATGTGGCTTAATGTGCAACAAGTGAGAACACATGCATTTGATTTAGCAGCATGAGGATTAGTCTACAAGTTCCTTTTTAGACTTGGATGAAGGAATTTGATCTGTCACAACCCCTGGTAGTTCTTTTTAGCCCACACTGTAGGGTGAACAAACATCCATGGGAAAAGGTTTCTTTAGGTAAAAGCGAGAACTTCATGAAACCCAACACCAGATGTTTTGAAGCTGATCAGGTATAttacaacagtttttttaaataggaTTTTTGAGGTATTATATTTGCAGGGAAATCATGTTGTCTGTTTCAACATGTCCTTGCATGCACATAAGGGTAGATAAGAAGAAATGAATGTGAAATATTTCtcaaaggttttcttttaacaagtcTTAAAGATTTCCAGATCCTTAGGATGTGAAAACTTCACTGCTGAGAAGGGCTGTTTGTTGAGGACCCTTTCTTGACTTCTCAGTGCCTGTGTCAAAAGCCTACTTAGGATTAACATTGGACTGAGTAAAACAAGTCTACTTAATTCGGACACATGATTACCCTTTttctacagttttattttattttagagaaaTTAAATCATTATAACAGGATAGTCTGGCATTCTTTCCAGAGGAAAACATATCTGTTTTCCTCTGTTCTGTGTAAGCAGGAAGTTGATTTATTGCTTTCACACTGTGAGCAATCTAACTGCACTACCCTGTCTTCTTAGGACTCACGTCACACTTTCTGTTTTTAGACTTAATTATTCTGTAGAACTTCACTAATAAAACAGTACAAATGAACTTCTCTTATGctctttgatgttttttatttgtgttcacCCACTTGGTGAGTAGTATGCATTTATCTTCCCTCTGACAAGTAAAACCTGTTGAGGAATCATGGCTCTAGAGTTTGCAGAGTTTTAAAATTCGGCATCTGAAGTTGAGACCTTTTTGACCAATAAATCTAAGTGCAGCTAGTTAAACTTTggcacacattttaaaacaagtctAAACCTCTCACATGATAGGTTTGAAAAGCATGAGAAAGTAACCGTGTTGGACTAGGAGAAGGATTGTGATTAGGgccatgtgttttgttttgggttttttttcatCCAATATCGGGCCTGGAACATATGACTTTATTGCAGTTCTTTAAACTGGATCTAACTGGAATTTTGCCTTTGCCTTTTTATAAAAGTTTAGCAACTTAGCTGTAGAGGCTCCTGCTGTAGTTGACCACTTGAAGGAAAAGGGAGGTGGCCTTTTTCCGACATAATGTTAGCTCTACATGTAGAAACACAGGACAATGATTCGTTGTCCATAGGCTGTTATTTAGTCTCGGATTTGCAGTTTTCATCATAAAGTTATCAAATTCTTTTGTATATTTTGGAGATTTTTCAATCTCAGGGATGTCATTTAGCATAATCATCAGTCTCTTATTAATACTGGGTACATTTAGatccatttagaaaattgttaaagatttaaatgataaataactaaaaactgcttttctagtcataccgaccactcaaagaactgtacactagagccacatttaaacttccaaacacacacagatacatacaccgatacacagatcgagGCACAGGAGAACATCAACGTGCAACTGAAGAAACCTGGAAACAAACCCACAACTCTTGGATTGCAAGTCaaactactcttcccactgaggcaCAGTTGCCTCTTTTTAAGGAGTTCATAGATTTCAGTGATTTGTCAAGGTGAAAAGTTGCTTGAAGTCATATTTTCATTGCAAGAAGAAGCCATTTACAGGTTTTGAAAATACATCTAATGTCTGTGAaaagttttaataataatttcctAACATTGTGTCAGTTTTAGTTGTCTTTTTTTAGCACCTTgcctgaaataaatgttttgtttcacaaaaagaaaaaagttaaacaaaaaataaggaaTGCTGTATGTCTTCCCCACAAGCCATCTAAGTTGCTTTAGCACAAAATTATCTTGCATCATACTGTCTATataatagtagtagtaatatTATGATTACTATTGTTCCAGCTCACACTCCCGAAGAATGGGTGACTGGAGTGCTCTGGGTCGTCTTCTGGACAAGGTTCAGGCCTACTCCACAGCTGGGGGAAAGGTGTGGCTGTCGGTTCTCTTCATCTTCAGGATCCTGGTGTTGGGTACTGCAGTGGAATCAGCCTGGGGAGATGAACAGTCTGCCTTTAAATGTAACACACAGCAACCTGGTTGTGAAAATGTCTGCTATGACAAATCTTTCCCTATCTCTCATGTTCGCTTCTGGGTCCTCCAGATCATTTTTGTCTCAACACCTACGCTCTTGTACCTGGCTCATGTTTTCTATCTGCACAGGAAAGAGCAGAAACtcaacaggaaggaggaggagcttAAAGCTGTACAAAATGATGGAGGTGATGTTGACATCCCACTGAAAAAAATTGAGATAAAAAAGATGAAGTATGGCATAGAAGAACATGGCAAAGTGAAGATGAAGGGTGCCTTACTTAGAACCTACATAgtcagcattttttttaaatctttgtttgAGGTGGGCTTCTTGGTGATCCAGTGGTATATGTATGGCTTCACGTTGTCTGCAATCTACACATGTGAGAGGTTTCCATGCCCACACAGGGTGGACTGTTTTCTTTCCCGTCCAACAGAGAAGACCGTTTTCAT is a window from the Girardinichthys multiradiatus isolate DD_20200921_A chromosome 15, DD_fGirMul_XY1, whole genome shotgun sequence genome containing:
- the gja1b gene encoding gap junction alpha-1 protein yields the protein MGDWSALGRLLDKVQAYSTAGGKVWLSVLFIFRILVLGTAVESAWGDEQSAFKCNTQQPGCENVCYDKSFPISHVRFWVLQIIFVSTPTLLYLAHVFYLHRKEQKLNRKEEELKAVQNDGGDVDIPLKKIEIKKMKYGIEEHGKVKMKGALLRTYIVSIFFKSLFEVGFLVIQWYMYGFTLSAIYTCERFPCPHRVDCFLSRPTEKTVFIIFMLVVSLVSLLLNIIELFYVFFKRIKDRVKGKQQPTLYASGGTLSPTPKELSTTKYAYYNGCSSPTAPLSPLSPPGYKLATGERGTGSCRNYNKQANEQNWANYSTEQNRLGRNGAGSTISNSHVQAFDFPDDAHEQKKLPSTAGHDLQPLALIDARPCSRASSRMSRARPDDLDV